TTATATGGTTCAACCCATCTGGCCATGACTGCGGCCTCAATGTCTTCTTCATTGTCATGACCATGATTCTTGCATTTGCTTTTGGCATAATAGCATTACATCCCACGGTAAGGATGagattttattcttttatttattgCTGCCCCATAAAGCATACAAATAGTAGTGTGATCTTGTGAACATAACTTATAAAAGTAATAGTGTGATCTTGTGGAGATAACTATTTAATTCATAACTTACTGTGTGATTGTGAATGCTAATTTTGAATAGGTTAATGGAAGCCTCTTACCTGCTTCAGTGATATCAGTGTATTGTGCTTATGTTTGCTACACGGGTCTCTCCAGTGAACCACATGACTATGCATGCAATGGTCTTCACAACAAAACAAAAGCAGTCTCCACTAGCACACTTGTGCTTGGGATGCTTACAACTGTTCTCTCAGTCCTATACTCTGCTGTTCGTGCTGGGTCTTCGACAACATTTCTATCACCACCATCCTCACCTAAGTCATCAGGTGATCTTCATAAttgtacaactcaactcaactcaactaagcctttatcccaaaaatttggggtcggctgatCTTCATAATTGTGAAGAAACAAAAtcctagatcatttttcttttctatgtATTATGATGGGGGACGAAAACAACTTGTTTTCATCCTTTGAACAGTATTAAATGGAAGTCAGGTGTAGTCCTCAGCCAAAAAACTAGGCAGTCTATCAGTTGTCACCATTATTTTTATATGCTGACTATCAAATTCTTTTTTCATGTTTTCTAACGAAGGAAAGTTGTGACAGTAAGGTCTTAAAGGTCTTTGATATATATACTCGTTTATCTTACCTGGTATTGCCTGTAATTTTTGCTCAATTGCCCAAAACCTGGCACTTGAATATGCTACTAAGTTTTTCCAGGGTAGTTTCTTTTCTTGCCCCATGGATTACCAACGTTAGTGGTATGTGAGCAGTCATGCACGGCATTTGGTTGCTGGAAATTTATTGCAGTCACAGGAATGAGCCATTTTTTTTGGGCTTTCAACCGCTTCAAAAGTTGGAGTTTATTCTGGTGCAGAAGCAATAAGCTTTTGATCTTTCCATTCAAATGCAGTATAACTCTGACCAAGTTGACAGGAATATGTTCCTGTATCTTTAAAGCTAGCATTCATCaccaaattaagaaaattaagcttTACAGTTATAAGGTTTCTGTATATTAAATTATTCTAAATTTGCTAATTCTTGTGTTGCAGCTGCAAAGAAACCTCTTCTTGAAGAACAGTtggaagaaggaaaagaaaagaaggaaaaagaTGCGCAGCCTGTCAGTTATTCATATACATTCTTCCACCTGATTTTTGCCTTGGCCAGCATGTACTCAGCTATGCTTCTTTCAGGATGGACTGACTCATCTGAAAGCTCTGACCTGATAGACACAGGATGGACATCAGTTTGGGTTAGGATATGCACCGAATGGGTGACTGCTGCACTCTACGTATGGACCCTTTTAGCCCCATTGCTTTTGCCTGATCGTGAGTTCTTCTAGGTATCCATTTTGATATCATGTTTGGGAAGTCCTGATAATGTTAAAAATGGGAGTTGTTGAATAGCTGTGCTCTCTTAGGTTGGTTGAGGGTAGAGCTTTGGACAAATACCATACGTATGAGCTTGATTACCCTTCTCTAAAGAATTTGAGAAATAAAAACTAAAATTAGCAGTAGTAGGATATGAACTGAACTTTGACTGCAAATATTTGTAACAAAGATGGCGATACTACACATGCAGTATATAATGAATATAGTTTTGAGTAATACTATTCATCTTATGAAAATGCTATATACGAATGGAGTTTTTATTTTGTGCAATTAATGTATATacagttatttgattaaaatcGTTGATCATTGTGGGATTCACGTAGGATCCATCATAatgaataattataattaaattatatattatatgaaTATCAATttcatgatataatttttttcgtATGGATGACATGGCTTCGAGCTAGACAAGTGATTATTAGAAAACGCCTGTGGTCTTTGATAGATCCTTTAACAAGGATTAGGTGCTAGTTTGATGTCAATTTTATCCCTTTATTTGTcagtaatatatttaataaatataaatgtaaatattataatttatgaaGTGGAGTTTTGAATAGATAAACACAAAATTAAGTGTTTATCCTAATTTTTTGCCAACGGAGAAAATAGGTTCACTAATTGTATTCAAAGTCTCATCTCCGGCTTCCTCTCTCATCTCCTTCAATTATAATTATGGCTCTCTGTTCACTGTGTCTTTTCAGTTTcaataattttcttttctccctTAATAATACAAAACTTGCCACCCTTTTAGCTGCTGAAATCATCAAAGCACGTAACTATAAGATGCTTACAAGGGAATTTGCTATTTCTCAAATGTAAGAAGAATGATCCATGCCTCCATAAAGGTCAAGGATTCACTTGCTGCGTCCTTGGCTTGTTAATAAATAATTCAATAACCTGAAACTGATAGCATATAaaatcttcaaaaaaaaaaacaaggctTATAAATAATACAGCTTCATAGCTAAATATGATATTGTGAATTTATGATCTCTGCGCGTCAGGAGATATAAACAAATCGTTGATGCTTTTGTGGTTCTCGGGCagataccacaaatattttatagttTATGTTCAGTTTCTAgttcaattatttttatataattttctaattaaaaattatatttatgtttAAATCCTGTTATATTACGGGATATATATTCACTTATTTCGTATTTAATATTAAGTTTGAAggtctaaaattatttttctagataaaaatattattttaaatattattaaaaaaattattttattattttattatttttataattataatttattaaatttaattttaaattatttttaatatttttttaattaatatatttaaaaaaataatttttccaaCAGAGTAGTTTCAATGATAATACTTAACACCCTCTTATTAAACTACTCATCTAATAACTCGtaaaatttaaattcttgttgcAAATTAGCTATATAAGCCACTAACAAAGAGGGTGTTTTAATAAGAGGGAGAGTGTTTTAATAtcactatttttatattaattaattgaataattatttttattaaatattttttgtaacaccccaaaattttaaattttattattttatgagcatttttggtattttaatttttatttaaattttagaaatttttttgagattttttggattttaaaaatcggattcgattttccgaaaatataaactttaatgatttttaaaaattaatttaaagaccacatggcaaaactaaaaatatatttagagtctacgtatttttctgagttttctggaaatttttcggaatttttggacctcgttttcgatcccaaggcagagtaaaaattcaaaattttgtatttcgaatcgaactggCCGAATTGAACCGGACCGGATTGGACAGATCGAACCGAAAtggctcctttttcttcttctcttttcttccgcgcgtcccgacctcctcccattctctctctcttttctctctcctccctcctccccttgccgcaccgccacctcccctgccttcccacctcaccggcgcgccgcctcagccctcccccacggccggccgccgcctaGAACGCCGGAAAACAGCCCCAAAAACAACGCGCAGCGCGCGCGCGACTCCTcggcttcccggccaaaattcggccgatctggccaccaattggaccgggtcttgtgtctaaaatcatctactcgtcgagagctttccatagacaccaagaacactgaaatccattgagcggtttgtccaatttttgtccgggaagttttagcccattttgactttcgggctagatttctcgcaaaccgtgaatcccacgagaaaaccgagagtaccagagcgctccactcgtcgagagcttctcggggatataaatttcaaaattttccgacactgtttttcggtgggtcccacggaacttcgcagtgtcttttcgagcattaaatgagcttagaaaattctgaaaaatttatgtactaacccccgtgttgtgggcttcgtgtaggtatcctcaattcgccgaaattcgacagttgatcgggtctgtgaatttccggccagacagacccgttaccggaaaagtctccgaattggacggAGGTTTTAgttacccccccattgtcagacgtcccgagcgcgtccccgaagtcagaatcggcaaaggtaaacccgaaccttgctttttcgtaattttctagtgcttaaataggattaaaaatccataaaatattcgtggtagctcagaaaattatgattctttttgcaatagactagtaatattgctaaggaccgcggggcaaagttttagaatttttagagcttgtttgggtagtttttgcaaaaataatcaattataaggattaaattgaaattttacatattgtgatggatgattgatttgatgcgcccaggaggggctgtgtgatgagattgagttgtggatatatgggttgtcaatatagaagtgtgttttgagcccttttgcaggttgggtaggtcctaggtataggggagactctgccgaattttcagcacgacttaggacgtatttggtcttttcttgaattgtattgagtcatttgtattaaataattgtaatgtaattgtcaggtgagccgggacagccttcttcctccgcccagccgccacagtgaccgttgtcaaatctgtgagtaaaatattaattttaattgtaatttcattattattatatgttcgagcatgcccatgcatcacttatatgcatatatctatgtagataaactttaggcacgatttatgttgcattcataactgtgaaagtgtcatgtatgttgttgtggtaatttggagcagtgtgcgtgcgttggcgtgcgtgtgatgtggtgtggactatggataggacaagtagacacggcttgagatcttcgctgggacccgatccttcggggtagacacggcttgagttcttcgctgggaccccgatttggttattaagtggaagtccgagctgagttcttcgctggcacagttagaattaagagagctgtataggggatcagctcccatatataatatgattgatgttactgggtgtgtgagtgctccaaattacctttttgatgttatgatgtgaaattattgctggtgttgcatttcactccacagggtgcattagttttagatagttatagagattatggttaaaattgatattttactctctgagtcgaacgctcactcatattcaatatttttccaggccacaggaggatatttttgaggctaacatgctttcttcctcgcaggttgattattaatgtttgtataaacttgttaaatcttagaattttcgcatgtgttagaaatgtttatttgatttgggtctgtaaactaaattattattgtggacctgtaaacttaatattctatgcatgtttgatggattggatgagggagctgagctctcatttatttttatgctgatgagtatgtggagggtgagctgagctccccaattgagtatttactgtgtttacaggtcgggtgagtcataaactccccgttggtaggtccattttatggtcggactctgtccggttgatttcttaaaattgggcccaaatgggccttagagttgggttaagtgaatagttaggcttactacgggcctcgggggctttaggtggcctgtgtcctagtcttgggtccggcccataggttgggtcgtgacaaatgtggtatcagagcttaggctccagattcttagggaatgcttGTCTAAAATGTTggaaagagtctaataggagtcacatgcggaaaatagggtccacattcgtcttgcattgtcatctttgcttttagtttctgcttcatatattgtgtgtaaatatgagtctatagagctgtgtaatgagtaattttgaattttgtgggctaatgctgctgaatttcaggaaaatgcgtagaagcaggagagctgccactacaCTGAACGGATGTGCCccacgaggtgtcagcacaggatgaggcgcctgccccgaggaggcggggtaggaggcctagagctgctcaagtagaagagcagctgccaacagttcaggatcaatctttcatggcacagggtcccatggaccccatggcagctactctagctggtttgcagaggaccatcgatatgatggcgcagtatatggtccaccctccacagcagcagcagtccaccgcaccaagagtaGAACCTTACAAAcatatcataaatttcaagaagttggtgcctggtacttatgatgtgtcagactatgcatatcgatttttggattcctgtagacaggcaggaacagaattgcagttgactgatagaagactaatagagtgtatgcagcatgtcatggggcctatgcctagacaatggatgaatgactacatattacctcggatggagggtttgtcgtggactcagtttgtggaactgttcatcaatcggtttgtgccagaaagcttcagggatcaaaagcagtgggcctttgaggccttaagacagatggcaggtctgtagatgaatatgctacagaatttcttgagttgagcaggtatgcccctacagcagttgctacagaaactatgaaggtgaagaggttcttaaaggggcttgacaggaggtatgcaaacctggccatgatgtcggatcagtcttttgatgtggtggttgatcgagccagacagatagagattagctatgctgtggatgatagcggaaaagcaaagaaaaacagagcagagggttcttcaggtgttccccacatgggtactacggatagtggtggccaaactacttacagaggaagaagcaggaataagaggagtggttttagacacaaatcccgagggttcggACTGAGTGCAGATCCAGCGATGGTCACGATTCGGTACATGATTCGAGTttggttcaggatcctctttggcaccttgtgcacagtgtggaagaggacattcaggaccttgtttgatgggttcaggagtatgcttcaggtgtggccaaccaggtcactttgctagggaatgccccgtgttcagctagccacagatggggtcacagggttctgttgcgaatgttcctcgtcagttgtatccgggtgcttcggcATGGCAgtgatcgattcgatggccagaggcgaggacaagggggacatggATTTGGGGGCAGATCAGGAGGGAGAAGTCAGTAtcaaggttctgccactcagggtaggggtcaggctcgggttttcaccctgacccaccaggatgctcaggcttccaatgcagttgtggcaggtattctactAGTCTGTTCCtacgaggctcgtgttttgataaatctgggtgctacgcactcatttgtctcccctgtgtttgccatgagattgggtagaaaccctacaactctagaatgccctttgtcggtagctatcccacttagtgacaacatagatgtagatatggtttttctaggtagcccagtagtagtggatagaAAGATCCTTCCAacagacttggttcctttaccagtaatggattttgatgtaattttagggATAGATTGGTtaacaactcattatgccaccttagactgcaggaacaaaaaggtgtatttccacatacctggtgtggaagagtttagctttgatggtgacaggagcgtggctccatatgacttggtgtcagcaattagtgctagaaaaatgttgaggcgtggatgccaagggtatttggcattggtgagagatacatctgtagaaggtgtcaacatggagaatgttcctgttgtcatagaatttatggatgtcttccctgaggagcttccagggttgccaccagaaagggaaatagagttctgcattgatgttgttctgggtacaaatcccatatcaatgccaccttacaggatggccccagcagaattg
The Hevea brasiliensis isolate MT/VB/25A 57/8 chromosome 15, ASM3005281v1, whole genome shotgun sequence genome window above contains:
- the LOC110670927 gene encoding uncharacterized protein LOC110670927, with the translated sequence MSCLACFASCCATMTCGLCTSVASGISKKSARLAYCGLFGLSLIVSWILREVAAPLLEKLPWIKSSDTHSKEWYQIQAVLRVSLGCFLFFAIFALIMIGVKDQNDRRDSWHHGGWIAKMVIWLLLVVLMFFMPNVIISIYGTVSKFGAGLFLLVQVIILLDFTHSWNDAWVEKDEQKWYVALLVISVVCYLAAFTFSGILFIWFNPSGHDCGLNVFFIVMTMILAFAFGIIALHPTVNGSLLPASVISVYCAYVCYTGLSSEPHDYACNGLHNKTKAVSTSTLVLGMLTTVLSVLYSAVRAGSSTTFLSPPSSPKSSAAKKPLLEEQLEEGKEKKEKDAQPVSYSYTFFHLIFALASMYSAMLLSGWTDSSESSDLIDTGWTSVWVRICTEWVTAALYVWTLLAPLLLPDREFF